A portion of the Camelus ferus isolate YT-003-E chromosome 16, BCGSAC_Cfer_1.0, whole genome shotgun sequence genome contains these proteins:
- the GRIN2C gene encoding glutamate receptor ionotropic, NMDA 2C isoform X1: MLRAGGGRRGLWARAQRPFPSDPPVDMGGALGPALLLTSLLGAWAGPGPGQGEQAVTVAVVFGSLGPSQAQARIRLTPQSFLDLPLEIQPLTVGVNNTNPSSLLTQICGLLGAARVHGIVFEDNVGTEAVAQILDFISSQTHVPILSISGGSAVVLTPKEPGSAFLQLGVSLEQQLQVLFKVLEEYDWSAFAVITSLHPGHALFLEGVRAVADASYLGWRLLDVLTLELGPGGTRARTQRLLRQLDAPVLVAYCSREEAEVLFAEAAQAGLVGPGHVWLVPNLALGSTDTPPAAFPVGLISVVTESWRLSLRQKVRDGVAILALGAHGYRRQYGALPTPAGDCRGHPGRISPAREAFYRHLLNVTWEGRDFSFSPGGYLVQPTMVVIALNRHRLWEMVGRWDHGILHMKYPVWPRYGASLQPVVDSRHLTVATLEERPFVIVESPDPGTGGCVPNTVPCRRQSNHTFSSGDAAPYTKLCCKGFCIDILKKLAKAVKFSYDLYLVTNGKHGKRVRGVWNGMIGEVYYKRADMAIGSLTINEERSEIVDFSVPFVETGISVMVARSNGTVSPSAFLEPYSPSVWVMMFVMCLTVVAITVFMFEYFSPVSYSQNLTSGKKSGGPSFTIGKSVWLLWALVFNNSVPIENPRGTTSKIMVLVWAFFAVIFLASYTANLAAFMIQEQYIDTVSGLSDKKFQRPHDQYPPFRFGTVPNGSTERNIRSNYRDMHTHMVKFNQRSVEDALTSLKMGAQWAHVAQTPVGPQVWCPAPRMTPGLRAQPVPRKLDAFIYDAAVLNYMAGKDEGCKLVTIGSGKVFATTGYGIAMQKDSHWKRAIDLALLQFLGDGETQKLETVWLSGICQNEKNEVMSSKLDIDNMAGVFYMLLVAMGLALLVFAWEHLVYWKLRHSVPNTSRLDFLLAFSRGIYSCFSGVQSLASPARQPSPDLTAGSAQASVLKMLQAARDMVTTAGVSSSLDRATRTIESWGGGRRAPPPPACPSARPPTPRPPPEPSTTGCGPPGWGRAALGRRASQPPGRPPTPGPSLPDVSRVSGQPAWEAPRQVRAGRFGRHLWASERRALPERPLSPERCHYSSFPRADRLRRPFLPFFPEPPEPEDLPLLGPEQLARREALLCAAWARGSRPRHASLPSSVAAVFVRPSSGPAGCARPTCGRLAQAQRMRLPSYREACQEGVWAGGPAWPHRQHTCLHAHAHLPLCWRSVCPHLPPCAKHSPWLSGACGSLGHRGRTLGLSTRYRDSGGLEEDSRVACGMHSFPRPCTWRRISSLESEV, from the exons GACCCTCCGGTGGACatgggtggggccctggggccagccTTGCTGCTTACCTCACTCCTTGGTGCCTGGGCAGGGCCGGGCCCTGGGCAGGGTGAGCAGGCTGTGACAGTGGCCGTGGTGTTTGGCAGCTTGGGGCCATCGCAGGCCCAGGCCCGTATCCGCCTCACCCCCCAGAGCTTCCTGGACCTGCCCCTGGAGATCCAACCACTCACCGTGGGGGTCAACAACACCAACCCCAGTAGTCTTCTCACCCAGATCTGTGGGCTTCTGGGTGCTGCCCGCGTCCATGGCATCGTCTTTGAGGACAACGTCGGCACTGAGGCCGTGGCCCAGATCCTGGACTTCATCTCCTCCCAGACCCACGTGCCTATCCTCAGCATCAGTGGGGGCTCTGCCGTGGTCCTCACCCCTAAG gaACCGGGCTCCGCCTTCCTGCAGCTGGGCGTGtccctggagcagcagctgcaggtgCTGTTCAAGGTGCTGGAGGAGTACGACTGGAGCGCGTTCGCCGTGATCACCAGCCTGCACCCGGGCCACGCGCTCTTCCTCGAGGGCGTGCGCGCCGTCGCCGACGCCAGCTACCTGGGCTGGCGGCTGCTGGACGTGCTCACGCTGGAGCTGGGCCCTGGAGGGACGCGCGCGCGCACCCAGCGCCTGCTGCGCCAGCTCGACGCCCCCGTGCTGGTGGCCTACTGCTCCCGCGAGGAGGCGGAGGTGCTCTTCGCCGAGGCGGCGCAGGCCGGCCTGGTGGGGCCCGGGCACGTGTGGCTGGTGCCCAACCTGGCGCTGGGTAGCACCGACACGCCGCCTGCCGCCTTCCCCGTGGGCCTCATCAGCGTCGTCACTGAGAGCTGGCGCCTCAGCCTGCGCCAGAAGGTCCGCGACGGCGTGGCCATCCTGGCCCTGGGCGCCCATGGCTACCGGCGCCAGTATGGCGCCCTGCCCACCCCGGCTGGGGACTGCCGCGGCCACCCCGGGCGCATCAGCCCTGCCCGGGAGGCCTTCTACAG GCATCTACTGAATGTCACATGGGAGGGCCGGGACTTCTCCTTCAGCCCTGGTGGGTACCTGGTCCAGCCCACCATGGTGGTGATCGCCCTCAACCGGCACCGCCTGTGGGAGATG GTGGGGCGCTGGGACCACGGCATCCTCCACATGAAGTACCCAGTGTGGCCTCGCTACGGTGCCTCCTTGCAGCCCGTGGTGGACAGCCGACATCTGACAGTGGCCACGCTGGAAGAGCGACCCTTTGTCATCGTGGAGAGCCCTGACCCTGGCACAGGTGGCTGCGTGCCCAACACCGTGCCCTGCCGCCGGCAGAGCAACCACACCTTCAG CAGTGGTGACGCGGCCCCTTACACCAAGCTTTGCTGTAAGGGCTTCTGCATCGACATCCTCAAGAAGCTGGCCAAAGCGGTCAAGTTCTCCTATGACCTGTACCTGGTGACCAATGGCAAACACGGCAAGAGGGTGCGCGGCGTGTGGAACGGCATGATTGGGGAG GTGTACTACAAGCGGGCAGACATGGCCATCGGCTCCCTCACCATCAACGAGGAGCGCTCCGAGATCGTGGACTTCTCTGTGCCCTTTGTGGAGACAGGCATCAGCGTGATGGTGGCTCGCAGCAACGGCACCGTCTCCCCATCGGCCTTCCTGG AGCCCTACAGCCCCTCGGTGTGGGTGATGATGTTTGTCATGTGCCTCACCGTGGTGGCCATCACTGTCTTCATGTTTGAGTACTTCAGCCCTGTCAGCTACAGCCAGAACCTCACCAGTGGCAAGA AATCTGGGGGCCCGTCTTTCACCATCGGCAAGTCTGTGTGGCTGCTGTGGGCACTGGTCTTCAACAACTCGGTGCCCATCGAGAACCCCCGGGGCACCACCAGCAAGATCATGGTCCTGGTCTGGGCCTTCTTCGCCGTCATCTTCCTCGCCAGCTACACCGCCAACCTGGCCGCCTTCATGATCCAGGAGCAGTACATCGACACTGTGTCTGGCCTCAGTGATAAGAAG TTTCAGCGGCCTCATGATCAGTACCCACCTTTCCGCTTTGGCACGGTGCCCAACGGCAGCACGGAGCGGAACATCCGCAGCAACTACCGGGACATGCACACCCACATGGTCAAGTTCAACCAGCGCTCAGTGGAGGATGCGCTTACCAGCCTCAAGATGGG TGCCCAGTGGGCTCACGTGGCCCAGACCCCTGTCGGGCCCCAGGTTTGGTGCCCTGCACCCCGTATGACCCCTGGCCTGAGGGCTCAGCCTGTCCCCAGGAAGCTGGATGCCTTCATCTACGATGCCGCCGTCCTCAACTACATGGCGGGCAAGGACGAGGGCTGCAAGCTGGTCACCATTGGCTCTGGCAAGGTCTTTGCCACCACCGGCTATGGCATCGCCATGCAGAAGGACTCCCACTGGAAGCGGGCCATAGACCTGGCGCTCCTGCAGTTCCTGGGGGACG gggaGACTCAGAAGCTGGAGACGGTGTGGCTCTCTGGGATCTGCCAGAATGAGAAGAATGAGGTCATGAGCAGTAAGCTGGACATCGACAACATGGCCGGCGTCTTCTACATGCTGCTTGTGGCCATGGGGCTGGCCCTGCTGGTCTTCGCCTGGGAACACCTGGTCTACTGGAAGCTGCGCCACTCGGTGCCCAACACATCCCGGCTGGACTTCCTGCTGGCTTTCAGCAGG ggcaTCTACAGCTGCTTCAGCGGGGTGCAGAGCCTGGCCAGCCCCGCGAGGCAGCCCAGCCCAGACCTCACGGCCGGCTCGGCCCAGGCCAGCGTGCTCAAGATGCTGCAGGCGGCGCGAGACATGGTGACCACGGCAGGCGTGAGCAGCTCCCTGGACCGCGCCACGCGCACCATCGAGAGCTGGGGGGGCGGCCGCCGTGCGCCCCCGCCACCCGCCTGCCCCAGTGCGCGGCCGCCCACCCCCAGACCGCCCCCCGAGCCGAGCACCACGGGCTGCGGGCCGCCAGGCTGGGGCCGCGCCGCGCTGGGGCGCAGGGCCTCGCAGCCCCCGGGCCGTCCCCCGACGCCCGGGCCCTCCCTGCCCGACGTCTCACGGGTGTCGGGCCAGCCGGCCTGGGAGGCACCTCGGCAGGTGCGGGCGGGGCGCTTCGGGCGGCACCTCTGGGCTTCCGAGCGGCGCGCGCTCCCAGAGCGACCCCTGTCGCCCGAGCGCTGCCACTACAGCTCCTTCCCTCGAGCAGACCGGTTGAGGCGTCCCTTCCTCCCGTTCTTCCCGGAGCCCCCAGAGCCCGAGGACCTGCCGCTGCTCGGGCCGGAGCAGCTGGCCCGGCGGGAGGCCCTCCTGTGCGCGGCCTGGGCCCGGGGGTCGCGCCCACGCCACGCTTCTCTTCCCAGCTCGGTGGCCGCGGTCTTTGTTCGGCCCAGCTCGGGGCCCGCCGGGTGTGCCCGACCCACCTGCGGGCGGTTGGCGCAGGCGCAGCGGATGAGGCTGCCGTCCTACCGGGAGGCCTGCCAGGAGGGGGTGTGGGCAGGGGGCCCCGCCTGGCCGCACAGACAGCACACCTGCCTCCATGCCCATGCCCACCTGCCGCTTTGCTGGAGGTCTGtctgccctcacctcccaccctgtGCCAAACACAGCCCCTGGCTCTCTGGGGCTTGCGGATCTCTGGGGCACAGGGGCAGGACCCTGGGGCTGAGCACACGCTACAGGGACAGTGGGGGGCTGGAAGAGGACAGCAGGGTGGCTTGTGGGATGCACAGCTTCCCCCGACCTTGCACCTGGAGGAGGATCTCCAGCTTGGAGTCAGAAGTGTGA
- the GRIN2C gene encoding glutamate receptor ionotropic, NMDA 2C isoform X3, with amino-acid sequence MLRAGGGRRGLWARAQRPFPSDPPVDMGGALGPALLLTSLLGAWAGPGPGQGEQAVTVAVVFGSLGPSQAQARIRLTPQSFLDLPLEIQPLTVGVNNTNPSSLLTQICGLLGAARVHGIVFEDNVGTEAVAQILDFISSQTHVPILSISGGSAVVLTPKEPGSAFLQLGVSLEQQLQVLFKVLEEYDWSAFAVITSLHPGHALFLEGVRAVADASYLGWRLLDVLTLELGPGGTRARTQRLLRQLDAPVLVAYCSREEAEVLFAEAAQAGLVGPGHVWLVPNLALGSTDTPPAAFPVGLISVVTESWRLSLRQKVRDGVAILALGAHGYRRQYGALPTPAGDCRGHPGRISPAREAFYRHLLNVTWEGRDFSFSPGGYLVQPTMVVIALNRHRLWEMVGRWDHGILHMKYPVWPRYGASLQPVVDSRHLTVATLEERPFVIVESPDPGTGGCVPNTVPCRRQSNHTFSSGDAAPYTKLCCKGFCIDILKKLAKAVKFSYDLYLVTNGKHGKRVRGVWNGMIGEVYYKRADMAIGSLTINEERSEIVDFSVPFVETGISVMVARSNGTVSPSAFLEPYSPSVWVMMFVMCLTVVAITVFMFEYFSPVSYSQNLTSGKKSGGPSFTIGKSVWLLWALVFNNSVPIENPRGTTSKIMVLVWAFFAVIFLASYTANLAAFMIQEQYIDTVSGLSDKKFQRPHDQYPPFRFGTVPNGSTERNIRSNYRDMHTHMVKFNQRSVEDALTSLKMGKLDAFIYDAAVLNYMAGKDEGCKLVTIGSGKVFATTGYGIAMQKDSHWKRAIDLALLQFLGDGETQKLETVWLSGICQNEKNEVMSSKLDIDNMAGVFYMLLVAMGLALLVFAWEHLVYWKLRHSVPNTSRLDFLLAFSRGIYSCFSGVQSLASPARQPSPDLTAGSAQASVLKMLQAARDMVTTAGVSSSLDRATRTIESWGGGRRAPPPPACPSARPPTPRPPPEPSTTGCGPPGWGRAALGRRASQPPGRPPTPGPSLPDVSRVSGQPAWEAPRQVRAGRFGRHLWASERRALPERPLSPERCHYSSFPRADRLRRPFLPFFPEPPEPEDLPLLGPEQLARREALLCAAWARGSRPRHASLPSSVAAVFVRPSSGPAGCARPTCGRLAQAQRMRLPSYREACQEGVWAGGPAWPHRQHTCLHAHAHLPLCWRSVCPHLPPCAKHSPWLSGACGSLGHRGRTLGLSTRYRDSGGLEEDSRVACGMHSFPRPCTWRRISSLESEV; translated from the exons GACCCTCCGGTGGACatgggtggggccctggggccagccTTGCTGCTTACCTCACTCCTTGGTGCCTGGGCAGGGCCGGGCCCTGGGCAGGGTGAGCAGGCTGTGACAGTGGCCGTGGTGTTTGGCAGCTTGGGGCCATCGCAGGCCCAGGCCCGTATCCGCCTCACCCCCCAGAGCTTCCTGGACCTGCCCCTGGAGATCCAACCACTCACCGTGGGGGTCAACAACACCAACCCCAGTAGTCTTCTCACCCAGATCTGTGGGCTTCTGGGTGCTGCCCGCGTCCATGGCATCGTCTTTGAGGACAACGTCGGCACTGAGGCCGTGGCCCAGATCCTGGACTTCATCTCCTCCCAGACCCACGTGCCTATCCTCAGCATCAGTGGGGGCTCTGCCGTGGTCCTCACCCCTAAG gaACCGGGCTCCGCCTTCCTGCAGCTGGGCGTGtccctggagcagcagctgcaggtgCTGTTCAAGGTGCTGGAGGAGTACGACTGGAGCGCGTTCGCCGTGATCACCAGCCTGCACCCGGGCCACGCGCTCTTCCTCGAGGGCGTGCGCGCCGTCGCCGACGCCAGCTACCTGGGCTGGCGGCTGCTGGACGTGCTCACGCTGGAGCTGGGCCCTGGAGGGACGCGCGCGCGCACCCAGCGCCTGCTGCGCCAGCTCGACGCCCCCGTGCTGGTGGCCTACTGCTCCCGCGAGGAGGCGGAGGTGCTCTTCGCCGAGGCGGCGCAGGCCGGCCTGGTGGGGCCCGGGCACGTGTGGCTGGTGCCCAACCTGGCGCTGGGTAGCACCGACACGCCGCCTGCCGCCTTCCCCGTGGGCCTCATCAGCGTCGTCACTGAGAGCTGGCGCCTCAGCCTGCGCCAGAAGGTCCGCGACGGCGTGGCCATCCTGGCCCTGGGCGCCCATGGCTACCGGCGCCAGTATGGCGCCCTGCCCACCCCGGCTGGGGACTGCCGCGGCCACCCCGGGCGCATCAGCCCTGCCCGGGAGGCCTTCTACAG GCATCTACTGAATGTCACATGGGAGGGCCGGGACTTCTCCTTCAGCCCTGGTGGGTACCTGGTCCAGCCCACCATGGTGGTGATCGCCCTCAACCGGCACCGCCTGTGGGAGATG GTGGGGCGCTGGGACCACGGCATCCTCCACATGAAGTACCCAGTGTGGCCTCGCTACGGTGCCTCCTTGCAGCCCGTGGTGGACAGCCGACATCTGACAGTGGCCACGCTGGAAGAGCGACCCTTTGTCATCGTGGAGAGCCCTGACCCTGGCACAGGTGGCTGCGTGCCCAACACCGTGCCCTGCCGCCGGCAGAGCAACCACACCTTCAG CAGTGGTGACGCGGCCCCTTACACCAAGCTTTGCTGTAAGGGCTTCTGCATCGACATCCTCAAGAAGCTGGCCAAAGCGGTCAAGTTCTCCTATGACCTGTACCTGGTGACCAATGGCAAACACGGCAAGAGGGTGCGCGGCGTGTGGAACGGCATGATTGGGGAG GTGTACTACAAGCGGGCAGACATGGCCATCGGCTCCCTCACCATCAACGAGGAGCGCTCCGAGATCGTGGACTTCTCTGTGCCCTTTGTGGAGACAGGCATCAGCGTGATGGTGGCTCGCAGCAACGGCACCGTCTCCCCATCGGCCTTCCTGG AGCCCTACAGCCCCTCGGTGTGGGTGATGATGTTTGTCATGTGCCTCACCGTGGTGGCCATCACTGTCTTCATGTTTGAGTACTTCAGCCCTGTCAGCTACAGCCAGAACCTCACCAGTGGCAAGA AATCTGGGGGCCCGTCTTTCACCATCGGCAAGTCTGTGTGGCTGCTGTGGGCACTGGTCTTCAACAACTCGGTGCCCATCGAGAACCCCCGGGGCACCACCAGCAAGATCATGGTCCTGGTCTGGGCCTTCTTCGCCGTCATCTTCCTCGCCAGCTACACCGCCAACCTGGCCGCCTTCATGATCCAGGAGCAGTACATCGACACTGTGTCTGGCCTCAGTGATAAGAAG TTTCAGCGGCCTCATGATCAGTACCCACCTTTCCGCTTTGGCACGGTGCCCAACGGCAGCACGGAGCGGAACATCCGCAGCAACTACCGGGACATGCACACCCACATGGTCAAGTTCAACCAGCGCTCAGTGGAGGATGCGCTTACCAGCCTCAAGATGGG GAAGCTGGATGCCTTCATCTACGATGCCGCCGTCCTCAACTACATGGCGGGCAAGGACGAGGGCTGCAAGCTGGTCACCATTGGCTCTGGCAAGGTCTTTGCCACCACCGGCTATGGCATCGCCATGCAGAAGGACTCCCACTGGAAGCGGGCCATAGACCTGGCGCTCCTGCAGTTCCTGGGGGACG gggaGACTCAGAAGCTGGAGACGGTGTGGCTCTCTGGGATCTGCCAGAATGAGAAGAATGAGGTCATGAGCAGTAAGCTGGACATCGACAACATGGCCGGCGTCTTCTACATGCTGCTTGTGGCCATGGGGCTGGCCCTGCTGGTCTTCGCCTGGGAACACCTGGTCTACTGGAAGCTGCGCCACTCGGTGCCCAACACATCCCGGCTGGACTTCCTGCTGGCTTTCAGCAGG ggcaTCTACAGCTGCTTCAGCGGGGTGCAGAGCCTGGCCAGCCCCGCGAGGCAGCCCAGCCCAGACCTCACGGCCGGCTCGGCCCAGGCCAGCGTGCTCAAGATGCTGCAGGCGGCGCGAGACATGGTGACCACGGCAGGCGTGAGCAGCTCCCTGGACCGCGCCACGCGCACCATCGAGAGCTGGGGGGGCGGCCGCCGTGCGCCCCCGCCACCCGCCTGCCCCAGTGCGCGGCCGCCCACCCCCAGACCGCCCCCCGAGCCGAGCACCACGGGCTGCGGGCCGCCAGGCTGGGGCCGCGCCGCGCTGGGGCGCAGGGCCTCGCAGCCCCCGGGCCGTCCCCCGACGCCCGGGCCCTCCCTGCCCGACGTCTCACGGGTGTCGGGCCAGCCGGCCTGGGAGGCACCTCGGCAGGTGCGGGCGGGGCGCTTCGGGCGGCACCTCTGGGCTTCCGAGCGGCGCGCGCTCCCAGAGCGACCCCTGTCGCCCGAGCGCTGCCACTACAGCTCCTTCCCTCGAGCAGACCGGTTGAGGCGTCCCTTCCTCCCGTTCTTCCCGGAGCCCCCAGAGCCCGAGGACCTGCCGCTGCTCGGGCCGGAGCAGCTGGCCCGGCGGGAGGCCCTCCTGTGCGCGGCCTGGGCCCGGGGGTCGCGCCCACGCCACGCTTCTCTTCCCAGCTCGGTGGCCGCGGTCTTTGTTCGGCCCAGCTCGGGGCCCGCCGGGTGTGCCCGACCCACCTGCGGGCGGTTGGCGCAGGCGCAGCGGATGAGGCTGCCGTCCTACCGGGAGGCCTGCCAGGAGGGGGTGTGGGCAGGGGGCCCCGCCTGGCCGCACAGACAGCACACCTGCCTCCATGCCCATGCCCACCTGCCGCTTTGCTGGAGGTCTGtctgccctcacctcccaccctgtGCCAAACACAGCCCCTGGCTCTCTGGGGCTTGCGGATCTCTGGGGCACAGGGGCAGGACCCTGGGGCTGAGCACACGCTACAGGGACAGTGGGGGGCTGGAAGAGGACAGCAGGGTGGCTTGTGGGATGCACAGCTTCCCCCGACCTTGCACCTGGAGGAGGATCTCCAGCTTGGAGTCAGAAGTGTGA
- the GRIN2C gene encoding glutamate receptor ionotropic, NMDA 2C isoform X6, with product MLRAGGGRRGLWARAQRPFPSDPPVDMGGALGPALLLTSLLGAWAGPGPGQGEQAVTVAVVFGSLGPSQAQARIRLTPQSFLDLPLEIQPLTVGVNNTNPSSLLTQICGLLGAARVHGIVFEDNVGTEAVAQILDFISSQTHVPILSISGGSAVVLTPKEPGSAFLQLGVSLEQQLQVLFKVLEEYDWSAFAVITSLHPGHALFLEGVRAVADASYLGWRLLDVLTLELGPGGTRARTQRLLRQLDAPVLVAYCSREEAEVLFAEAAQAGLVGPGHVWLVPNLALGSTDTPPAAFPVGLISVVTESWRLSLRQKVRDGVAILALGAHGYRRQYGALPTPAGDCRGHPGRISPAREAFYRHLLNVTWEGRDFSFSPGGYLVQPTMVVIALNRHRLWEMVGRWDHGILHMKYPVWPRYGASLQPVVDSRHLTVATLEERPFVIVESPDPGTGGCVPNTVPCRRQSNHTFSSGDAAPYTKLCCKGFCIDILKKLAKAVKFSYDLYLVTNGKHGKRVRGVWNGMIGEVYYKRADMAIGSLTINEERSEIVDFSVPFVETGISVMVARSNGTVSPSAFLEPYSPSVWVMMFVMCLTVVAITVFMFEYFSPVSYSQNLTSGKKSGGPSFTIGKSVWLLWALVFNNSVPIENPRGTTSKIMVLVWAFFAVIFLASYTANLAAFMIQEQYIDTVSGLSDKKFQRPHDQYPPFRFGTVPNGSTERNIRSNYRDMHTHMVKFNQRSVEDALTSLKMGAQWAHVAQTPVGPQVWCPAPRMTPGLRAQPVPRKLDAFIYDAAVLNYMAGKDEGCKLVTIGSGKVFATTGYGIAMQKDSHWKRAIDLALLQFLGDGETQKLETVWLSGICQNEKNEVMSSKLDIDNMAGVFYMLLVAMGLALLVFAWEHLVYWKLRHSVPNTSRLDFLLAFSRAGRDFGARLTRVQILTAIYRLNDFRRRS from the exons GACCCTCCGGTGGACatgggtggggccctggggccagccTTGCTGCTTACCTCACTCCTTGGTGCCTGGGCAGGGCCGGGCCCTGGGCAGGGTGAGCAGGCTGTGACAGTGGCCGTGGTGTTTGGCAGCTTGGGGCCATCGCAGGCCCAGGCCCGTATCCGCCTCACCCCCCAGAGCTTCCTGGACCTGCCCCTGGAGATCCAACCACTCACCGTGGGGGTCAACAACACCAACCCCAGTAGTCTTCTCACCCAGATCTGTGGGCTTCTGGGTGCTGCCCGCGTCCATGGCATCGTCTTTGAGGACAACGTCGGCACTGAGGCCGTGGCCCAGATCCTGGACTTCATCTCCTCCCAGACCCACGTGCCTATCCTCAGCATCAGTGGGGGCTCTGCCGTGGTCCTCACCCCTAAG gaACCGGGCTCCGCCTTCCTGCAGCTGGGCGTGtccctggagcagcagctgcaggtgCTGTTCAAGGTGCTGGAGGAGTACGACTGGAGCGCGTTCGCCGTGATCACCAGCCTGCACCCGGGCCACGCGCTCTTCCTCGAGGGCGTGCGCGCCGTCGCCGACGCCAGCTACCTGGGCTGGCGGCTGCTGGACGTGCTCACGCTGGAGCTGGGCCCTGGAGGGACGCGCGCGCGCACCCAGCGCCTGCTGCGCCAGCTCGACGCCCCCGTGCTGGTGGCCTACTGCTCCCGCGAGGAGGCGGAGGTGCTCTTCGCCGAGGCGGCGCAGGCCGGCCTGGTGGGGCCCGGGCACGTGTGGCTGGTGCCCAACCTGGCGCTGGGTAGCACCGACACGCCGCCTGCCGCCTTCCCCGTGGGCCTCATCAGCGTCGTCACTGAGAGCTGGCGCCTCAGCCTGCGCCAGAAGGTCCGCGACGGCGTGGCCATCCTGGCCCTGGGCGCCCATGGCTACCGGCGCCAGTATGGCGCCCTGCCCACCCCGGCTGGGGACTGCCGCGGCCACCCCGGGCGCATCAGCCCTGCCCGGGAGGCCTTCTACAG GCATCTACTGAATGTCACATGGGAGGGCCGGGACTTCTCCTTCAGCCCTGGTGGGTACCTGGTCCAGCCCACCATGGTGGTGATCGCCCTCAACCGGCACCGCCTGTGGGAGATG GTGGGGCGCTGGGACCACGGCATCCTCCACATGAAGTACCCAGTGTGGCCTCGCTACGGTGCCTCCTTGCAGCCCGTGGTGGACAGCCGACATCTGACAGTGGCCACGCTGGAAGAGCGACCCTTTGTCATCGTGGAGAGCCCTGACCCTGGCACAGGTGGCTGCGTGCCCAACACCGTGCCCTGCCGCCGGCAGAGCAACCACACCTTCAG CAGTGGTGACGCGGCCCCTTACACCAAGCTTTGCTGTAAGGGCTTCTGCATCGACATCCTCAAGAAGCTGGCCAAAGCGGTCAAGTTCTCCTATGACCTGTACCTGGTGACCAATGGCAAACACGGCAAGAGGGTGCGCGGCGTGTGGAACGGCATGATTGGGGAG GTGTACTACAAGCGGGCAGACATGGCCATCGGCTCCCTCACCATCAACGAGGAGCGCTCCGAGATCGTGGACTTCTCTGTGCCCTTTGTGGAGACAGGCATCAGCGTGATGGTGGCTCGCAGCAACGGCACCGTCTCCCCATCGGCCTTCCTGG AGCCCTACAGCCCCTCGGTGTGGGTGATGATGTTTGTCATGTGCCTCACCGTGGTGGCCATCACTGTCTTCATGTTTGAGTACTTCAGCCCTGTCAGCTACAGCCAGAACCTCACCAGTGGCAAGA AATCTGGGGGCCCGTCTTTCACCATCGGCAAGTCTGTGTGGCTGCTGTGGGCACTGGTCTTCAACAACTCGGTGCCCATCGAGAACCCCCGGGGCACCACCAGCAAGATCATGGTCCTGGTCTGGGCCTTCTTCGCCGTCATCTTCCTCGCCAGCTACACCGCCAACCTGGCCGCCTTCATGATCCAGGAGCAGTACATCGACACTGTGTCTGGCCTCAGTGATAAGAAG TTTCAGCGGCCTCATGATCAGTACCCACCTTTCCGCTTTGGCACGGTGCCCAACGGCAGCACGGAGCGGAACATCCGCAGCAACTACCGGGACATGCACACCCACATGGTCAAGTTCAACCAGCGCTCAGTGGAGGATGCGCTTACCAGCCTCAAGATGGG TGCCCAGTGGGCTCACGTGGCCCAGACCCCTGTCGGGCCCCAGGTTTGGTGCCCTGCACCCCGTATGACCCCTGGCCTGAGGGCTCAGCCTGTCCCCAGGAAGCTGGATGCCTTCATCTACGATGCCGCCGTCCTCAACTACATGGCGGGCAAGGACGAGGGCTGCAAGCTGGTCACCATTGGCTCTGGCAAGGTCTTTGCCACCACCGGCTATGGCATCGCCATGCAGAAGGACTCCCACTGGAAGCGGGCCATAGACCTGGCGCTCCTGCAGTTCCTGGGGGACG gggaGACTCAGAAGCTGGAGACGGTGTGGCTCTCTGGGATCTGCCAGAATGAGAAGAATGAGGTCATGAGCAGTAAGCTGGACATCGACAACATGGCCGGCGTCTTCTACATGCTGCTTGTGGCCATGGGGCTGGCCCTGCTGGTCTTCGCCTGGGAACACCTGGTCTACTGGAAGCTGCGCCACTCGGTGCCCAACACATCCCGGCTGGACTTCCTGCTGGCTTTCAGCAGG GCTGGACGGGACTTTGGAGCCAGGCtgaccagggttcaaatcctcacTGCCATTTACAGGCTGAATGACTTTAGGAGAAGGAGTTAA